GGATCAACATGATGCCCATCACCAAACCCGCGGTCAGGACGGATGTCGCGCCGCTCATCCATTCCACCCCCAATATCCCATCCTCGCCGCGCCCGAACAGCCGCACCAAGGCAGGGCCAACAGTCAGCAAGGCAAAGAGGCCATAAACGATGGTTGGAATCCCCGCGAGGATCTCAAGCAATGGCTTGGCAATCCCGCGCAGTTTCGGACCGGCGTATTCGCTGAGATAGATCGCGGCAAACAGTCCAATCGGCACCGCGACCAGTAGCGCAATGATGGAAATATAAAGCGTGCCCCACAGCAGCGGCAGGATCGACAGATCGCTGTCGCCGCGAAAATTGGGCGCCCATTTGGGGCCAAGGAAAAAGTCTTTCCAGTCATGCAGGCGGAAGAAATTGATCGATTCAAAAAGCATCGACAGAACGATGCCCACCGTGGTCAGAATGGCCAGCGAGGCAGCCACGATCAGCAAGACCATAACGCCGCGCTCCACGATATTGCGGGCGCGGAATTGTGGGTCTGCGGCGCGCAGGGCCAGCGCCAGACCGGCCAGCGCGATCAGCAGAACCGCCGCCGCCATCCAGAACCGCCCCTTCCCGTTCAATTCCCGTGATTTCTGTGCCGCGGCCAGAATAAAGGGTTCGACCTCAGATCCCAGCGCCACGCCGACCTCGCCCAGCGTTCCGCGCAGCGCCGATGGATCATCTGCCATCGCGGCAATGGCTGCCCTGCTCAGCGCACCCTGCGCCAGCGCAATGTCCAGGCCATCGGCCACACGGCGCACATCCGACAGGATCAGGCTTTGTGTGCCGACGCTGTCGATCTTGTCCGCTGGGATCAACGGCAGAACCGCGTTCTGCACCACCGCAGGCTGTGCCAACAGCCAGATCAGCAGAACCCCCAAGGCAGGAACAGCGGCAAACATCGCCGCTGTCATTCCGTAATAATTCGGCAAGGAGTGCAGCACCCTCGCGTCGCCGCCTGCGCGGGCCATGACCCGGCTGCGGGCCATGACGTAGCCCAAAAGCGCAATCGCCAGCACAGCGACAAAAAGCGCCATGCCAAGCGGCACTCCGAGAAACGTTGTGGCAGTTGTGGCCGTCATTGTGCTGGTCCTGCTCTGTCTGCAATTCAGTCAAAAAACCGGAGGCCACAGTGCTGTAGCCTCCGGTCTGGATCATCAGGATCAGGGCTTAGGAGCCGCCGCCCATTACCGCTT
This window of the Sulfitobacter mediterraneus genome carries:
- the pstC gene encoding phosphate ABC transporter permease subunit PstC, whose protein sequence is MTATTATTFLGVPLGMALFVAVLAIALLGYVMARSRVMARAGGDARVLHSLPNYYGMTAAMFAAVPALGVLLIWLLAQPAVVQNAVLPLIPADKIDSVGTQSLILSDVRRVADGLDIALAQGALSRAAIAAMADDPSALRGTLGEVGVALGSEVEPFILAAAQKSRELNGKGRFWMAAAVLLIALAGLALALRAADPQFRARNIVERGVMVLLIVAASLAILTTVGIVLSMLFESINFFRLHDWKDFFLGPKWAPNFRGDSDLSILPLLWGTLYISIIALLVAVPIGLFAAIYLSEYAGPKLRGIAKPLLEILAGIPTIVYGLFALLTVGPALVRLFGRGEDGILGVEWMSGATSVLTAGLVMGIMLIPFVSSLSDDIINAVPQSLRDGSFGLGATHSETVRQVILPAALPGIVGAVLLAASRAIGETMIVVLGAGAIARVSVNPLEAMTTITTRIVSQLTGDTDFASPETLVAFALGLTLFVLTLGLNVLALYIVRKYREQYE